Below is a genomic region from Citrobacter europaeus.
TGATGGACGGCAATACGCTGAATGCGGGAGCCGTCGCCGGGGTCAGTCATCTGAGAAATCCGATTCTCGCGGCGCGCCTGGTGATGGAACACAGCCCGCACGTCATGATGATCGGTGAAGGGGCTGAAAAATTTGCCATTGCGCACGGTATGGAGCACGTATCGGCGGATATTTTCTCGACGCCAGAACGCTATGCTCAACTGCTGGCGGCGCAAGCGGCAGGTGAAACGCTACTGGATCATAGCGCGAGCCCACTGGATGAAAACACCAAAATGGGTACCGTGGGGGCGGTCGCGCTGGATATGTATGGCAATCTGGCGGCGGCAACATCGACCGGCGGAATGACCAACAAATTACCCGGTCGGGTGGGGGACAGTCCACTGGTCGGCGCAGGCTGTTATGCCAATAATGCAAGTGTGGCTGTCTCCTGCACCGGAACCGGGGAAGTCTTTATTCGTGCGCTGGCGGCCTATGATATTGCGGCGTTGATGGACTACGGCGGCCTGAGTTTATCGGAGGCGTGTGAACGCGTAGTAATGGAAAAATTACCGGCGCTCGGCGGCAGCGGCGGTTTAATTGCCATCGACCACGAGGGCAACGTCGCCCTGCCATTTAACAGCGAAGGCATGTATCGCGCCTGGGGATACGCAGGCGATACGCCAACCACCGGTATTTATCGGGAAAAAGGAGATACCGTTGCCACACAGTGATGAGCTTGACGCCAGCGACGTGCTGGCAGTCAACAATCTGAATATTGCCTTTGAACAGGAGCAGCAGCGCGTCAGTGCGGTGCGCAATCTGTCATTTCGCCTGAAGCGTGGCGAAACGCTGGCGATCGTGGGCGAATCCGGTTCAGGAAAATCGGTAACAGCCTTGTCGCTGATGCGTCTGATTGAACAGGCAGGCGGCGAGGTGAGTTGCGATGAAATGCTGCTACGACGCCGTAACCGACAGGTTATTGAGCTGGGTGAGCAGAGCGCGTCGCAGATGCGTCACGTACGCGGCGCGGATATCGCCATGATCTTCCAGGAGCCGATGACATCGCTCAATCCGGTATTCACCGTGGGTGAGCAGATTGCCGAGTCAATCCGTTTGCATCAGGGGGCCAGTCACGAAGAGGCGATGGTGGAAGCTAAACGGATGCTCGATCAGGTCCGTATCCCTGAGGCGAAGGCGATTTTATCGCGTTATCCGCACCAGCTTTCCGGCGGCATGCGTCAGCGGGTGATGATCGCCATGGCGCTGTCTTGTCGCCCTGCGGTTTTAATTGCCGATGAGCCGACCACCGCGCTGGATGTCACTATCCAGGCGCAGATCCTGCAACTGATAAAAGTGTTGCAGCAGGATATGTCGATGGGCGTGATTTTTATTACCCACGATATGGGCGTCGTGGCGGATATTGCCGATCGCGTGCTGGTGATGTATCAGGGTGAGGCAGTAGAAACCGGCAGCGTTGAGCAGATTTTTCATGCTCCCCAGCACCCCTATACCAAAGCGCTGTTGGCCGCTGTGCCGCAGCTTGGCGCGATGTGTGGACAAGAGTATCCGCGCCGTTTCCCACTTATATCATTACACGATCCCAGTCATGTAGAACCGCAGACCGAGCAGGACACCGTGGTTGAAGGCGAGCCTATTCTGCAGGTACGTAATCTGGTAACGCGTTTTCCTTTGCGCAGCGGCATTCTTAATCGGGTGACTCGCGAGGTGCATGCGGTTGAAAACGTCAGCTTTGACCTGTGGCCCGGAGAAACGCTCTCGCTGGTGGGGGAGTCGGGTTGCGGGAAATCCACCACCGGGCGGGCGCTACTGCGTCTGGTAGAGTCTCAGCGTGGAGAAATCATCTTCAATGGCCAGCGTATCGATACCCTGGCCGCCAGTAAGCTACAGCCGCTGCGTCGGGATATTCAGTTTATCTTCCAGGACCCCTATGCTTCGCTCGATCCGCGTCAGACCGTAGGATATTCCATTTTAGAGCCGTTGCGCGTGCATGGATTACTGCAAGGGGATGCGGCGGCAAAACGAGTTGCCTGGCTGCTGAAGCGCGTAGGATTGCTCCCTGAGCATGCCTGGCGCTATCCGCACGAGTTTTCCGGTGGTCAGCGTCAGCGTATCTGCATTGCCCGGGCGCTGGCGCTCAATCCCAAGGTGATCATTGCCGATGAATCCGTTTCGGCGCTGGATGTCTCGATTCGCGGGCAAATTATCAACCTGTTGCTCGACCTGCAGCGTGAACTGGGGATCGCATACCTGTTTATTTCCCACGATATGGCGGTGGTGGAGCGGATCAGTCACCGTGTGGCGGTAATGTACCTTGGGCAGATTGTCGAGATCGGCTCCCGGCGCGCGGTGTTTGAAAATCCGCAGCACCCATACACCCGCAAACTGATGGCGGCGGTCCCGGTTGCCGATCCATCGCATCACCGGCCCCAGCGCGTGCTGTTGTCGGATGATATCCCCAGTAATATCCGCAAACGCGGCGAAGAGATTCCCCCCGTTTCACTACAGTTAGTTGGCCCGGGGCATTATGTCGCGCGTGGGCAACCAGAAAATGCGCTTTCGCGTTTATAACAGGCAGGCAGGGTTTAAGGAGAATAACATGACAAAAATTGTTGCTCGAAAATGGCTGGTTGCTGTGGGTGTGGCCTCTGCGCTGGCCGCAACACCTGGCTGGGCCGCCAAGGATGTGGTGGTGGCGGTAGGATCTAATTTCACCACGCTCGACCCCTACGACGCGAACGACACGCTGTCGCAGGCGGTAGCGAAGTCGTTTTATCAGGGGCTGTTTGGCCTTGATAAAGAGATGAAGCTGAAAAACGTGCTGGCGGAGAGCTATACGGTTTCTGATGATGGCCTGACTTACACCCTTAAGCTGCGTCAGGGCGTGAAGTTTCAGGATGGCACTGACTTCAACGCCGATGCGGTTAAAGCTAACCTCGACCGGGCCAGTAATCCGGAAAACCATCTGAAACGTTACAATCTGTATAAGAATATCGATAAAACCGAAGTCGTCGATCCGTCGACGGTGAAGATTACGCTGAAACAGCCGTTCTCTGCCTTTATCAATATTCTGGCGCATCCGGCAACGGCGATGATTTCTCCCGCCGCGCTGGAGAAATACGGTAAGGAGATAGGTTTCCACCCAGTGGGGACCGGGCCGTACCAGCTTGATACCTGGAATCAGACGGATTTTGTGAAGGTTAAGAAGTTCGTGGGCTACTGGCAGCAAGGGCTGCCAAAGCTGGATACGATTACATGGCGTCCAGTGACCGACAACAACACGCGTGCGGCCATGCTGCAGACCGGGGAAGCGCAGTTTGCTTTCCCGATCCCTTACGAGCAGGCGGCGTTACTGGCGAAGAACAAAAACCTGGAACTGGTGGCTAGTCCGTCTATCATGCAGCGTTATATCAGCATGAACGTCACGCAAAAACCATTCGACAACCCGAAGGTGCGTGAAGCGCTGAATTATGCCATCAACCGCCAGGCGCTGGTGAAAGTGGCTTTTGCCGGTTACGCGACGCCGGCAACCGGCGTTCTCCCCCCGTCGATAGCCTATGCGCAAAGCTATACGCCATGGCCATACGACCCGGCGAAAGCGCGCGAACTGCTGAAAGAAGCAGGTTATCCGAACGGTTTTACCACCACGTTATGGTCTTCGCATAACCACAGTACGGCGCAGAAAGTGCTGCAATTTACCCAGCAGCAGCTGGCGCAGGTGGGTATTAAGGCTCAGGTAACAGCGATGGATGCCGGACAACGCGCCGCGGAAGTTGAAGGAAAAGCGCAAAAAGAGAGCGGAGTACGGATGTTCTACACCGGCTGGTCTGCCTCTACGGGTGAAGCTGACTGGGCGTTGTCACCGCTGTTTGCATCACAAAACTGGCCGCCGACTCTGTTTAATACGGCGTTCTACAGCAACAAGCAGGTGGACAGTGATTTAGCGGCAGCGTTGCAAACCAACGATCCTGCGCAGAAAGCGAAGCTGTACAAGGATGCGCAGGATACTATCTGGAAAGAGTCGCCGTGGATCCCGCTGGTAGTGGAAAAACTGATTTCGGCGCACAGCACCAGGTTGACCGGGTTCTGGATTATGCCGGATACCGGATTTAGCTTTGATGATGCGGATTTAAAATAAGCTATTCATTCGGCCCCGCAGCCCAGGGGCCGACGAAGGGAGTGTGATGCTTAACTATGTTTTCAAGCGCCTGCTGGGGTTGATTCCAACTCTGTTGATTGTTGCGGTGCTGGTGTTTTTATTTGTTCACCTGCTACCCGGCGATCCGGCCCGGCTGATTGCCGGACCGGAAGCTGACGCCGAGGTGATTGAACTGGTGCGCAAGCAACTGGGTCTGGACCAGCCGCTGCATGTTCAGTTCTGGCATTACATGACCAATGTATTGCAAGGCGATTTTGGGACCTCGATGGTTTCTCGTCGCCCGGTTTCAGAAGAGATAGCCAGTCGTTTTATGCCATCGCTATGGCTGACTATTGCCAGTATGGCGTGGGCGGTGTTATTTGGCATGACGGCAGGGATTATTGCCGCGGTATGGCGCAATCGCTGGCCGGACAGATTGAGTATGACGCTGGCGGTCACCGGGATCTCGTTCCCGGCATTTGCGCTTGGCATGCTGCTCATGCAGATATTCTCCGTTGAGCTCGGTTGGTTACCCACCGTTGGTGCTGACACCTGGCTGCACTATATCCTCCCGTCTATTACGCTGGGCGCGGCGGTGGCTGCGGTGCTGGCCCGGTTTACCCGCGCGTCGTTTGTCGATGTGCTCAGTGAAGATTATATGCGGACCGCGCGGGCTAAAGGAGTGAGTGAAACCTGGGTGGTGTTAAAACATGGTCTGCGTAATGCGATGATCCCGGTGGTCACCATGATGGGGCTACAGTTTGGCTTTTTGCTCGGCGGATCTATTGTGGTTGAGAAGGTATTCAACTGGCCAGGGCTTGGGCGGCTGTTGGTGGACTCAGTTGAAATGCGCGACTACCCGGTGATTCAGGCCGAGGTGCTGTTGTTTTCTCTGGAGTTTATTCTTATTAACTTAGTGGTGGATGTGCTCTACGCCGCCATTAATCCGGCTATCAGGTACAAGTAAGGATGCGATTTTTTAACTGGCGCCGACAGGCGATTTTAAATGCGATGCCCCTTGTTAAGCCTGAGCAAATCCGCACGCCGTGGCATGAATTCTGGCGTCGTTTCCGCCGTCAGCGCATGGCGATGTTTGCGGGGCTGTTTGTCCTGTTGCTGATAGCGGTGGCGATTTTTGCGCGCTGGCTGACGCCATTTGATGCCGAGAACTACTTCGATTATGACCGTCTGAATGACGGACCGTCGATGCTGCACTGGTTTGGGGTTGACTCACTGGGACGGGATATCTTTAGCCGCGTGCTGGTTGGCGCGCAAATCTCGCTGGCGGCAGGGGTCTTTGCCGTGTTTATTGGTGCGGCGATTGGCACGGTGTTGGGTCTGCTGGCAGGATACTATGAAGGCTGGTGGGACAGACTGATTATGCGTATCTGCGACGTGCTGTTCGCCTTTCCGGGGATTTTGCTGGCGATAGCCGTCGTCGCCGTGTTGGGCAGCGGCATTGCGAACGTGATCATTGCCGTGGCCGTTTTCTCCATTCCTGCCTTCGCACGCCTGGTGCGCGGAAATACGCTGGTGCTGAAGCAGCAGACCTTTATTGAGTCTGCGCGCAGTATTGGCGCCAGCGATGCGACCATCATTTTTAACCATATCCTGCCGGGTACGGTTTCATCGATAGTGGTCTTTTTTACCATGCGAATTGGCACGTCGATTATCTCTGCCGCGAGCTTGTCATTTCTGGGCTTGGGTGCGCAGCCGCCGACCCCGGAGTGGGGGGCCATGCTCAATGAAGCACGCGCTGATATGGTGATCGCGCCGCACGTGGCGATTTTCCCCGCAGTGGCGATATTCCTGACGGTGCTGGCGTTTAACCTGCTGGGAGATGGTCTGCGCGACGCGCTGGACCCGAAAATTAAAGGGTAAATCACAGGCCTGATAAGACGCATTGGCATCGTTATCAGGCCTTGCCGGATGCGGCGAAACGCCTAATCCGGTCTGCAGTTGGCTTACGCTTATTTAAACGCGGGTGCCCCACAGATCGTATTCATCTGCGTTTTCGACTTTCACGCGGATGATATCGCCAGGTTTCACCTTAGTTTCGCCATTCAGGTATACCGCGCCGTCGATTTCCGGGGCGTCAGCCATACTGCGACCAATCGCGCCTTCTTCGTCAACTTCATCAACGATAACCAGAATTTCGCGGCCCACTTTCTCCTGCAAGCGTTCAGCAGAGATCTGCTGTTGCAACTGCATAAAGCGGTTCCAGCGTTCTTCTTTCACCTCTTCCGGGATTTGGTCCGGAAGATCATTGGCGCCAGCGCCTTCTACCGGGCTGTATTTAAAGCAGCCCACGCGATCCAGACGTGCTTCCTTCAGGAAGTCGAGCAGCATCTGGAAGTCTTCTTCCGTTTCACCCGGGAAACCGACAATGAAGGTGGAGCGCAGCGTCAGTTCAGGGCAGATTTCACGCCACTGCTTGATGCGCGCCAGCTGTCTGTCCACGGAACCTGGGCGTTTCATCAGTTTAAGAATACGCGGGCTGGCATGCTGCAGCGGGATGTCCAGATACGGCAGGATTTTGCCTTCCGCCATCAGTGGGATCAC
It encodes:
- the gsiC gene encoding glutathione ABC transporter permease GsiC codes for the protein MLNYVFKRLLGLIPTLLIVAVLVFLFVHLLPGDPARLIAGPEADAEVIELVRKQLGLDQPLHVQFWHYMTNVLQGDFGTSMVSRRPVSEEIASRFMPSLWLTIASMAWAVLFGMTAGIIAAVWRNRWPDRLSMTLAVTGISFPAFALGMLLMQIFSVELGWLPTVGADTWLHYILPSITLGAAVAAVLARFTRASFVDVLSEDYMRTARAKGVSETWVVLKHGLRNAMIPVVTMMGLQFGFLLGGSIVVEKVFNWPGLGRLLVDSVEMRDYPVIQAEVLLFSLEFILINLVVDVLYAAINPAIRYK
- the gsiD gene encoding glutathione ABC transporter permease GsiD codes for the protein MRFFNWRRQAILNAMPLVKPEQIRTPWHEFWRRFRRQRMAMFAGLFVLLLIAVAIFARWLTPFDAENYFDYDRLNDGPSMLHWFGVDSLGRDIFSRVLVGAQISLAAGVFAVFIGAAIGTVLGLLAGYYEGWWDRLIMRICDVLFAFPGILLAIAVVAVLGSGIANVIIAVAVFSIPAFARLVRGNTLVLKQQTFIESARSIGASDATIIFNHILPGTVSSIVVFFTMRIGTSIISAASLSFLGLGAQPPTPEWGAMLNEARADMVIAPHVAIFPAVAIFLTVLAFNLLGDGLRDALDPKIKG
- the iaaA gene encoding beta-aspartyl-peptidase, with amino-acid sequence MGKAVIAIHGGAGAITRSQLSQEQELRYIQALSDIVETGQRMLEDGRNALDVVTEAVRLLEECPLFNAGIGAVYTRDETHELDACVMDGNTLNAGAVAGVSHLRNPILAARLVMEHSPHVMMIGEGAEKFAIAHGMEHVSADIFSTPERYAQLLAAQAAGETLLDHSASPLDENTKMGTVGAVALDMYGNLAAATSTGGMTNKLPGRVGDSPLVGAGCYANNASVAVSCTGTGEVFIRALAAYDIAALMDYGGLSLSEACERVVMEKLPALGGSGGLIAIDHEGNVALPFNSEGMYRAWGYAGDTPTTGIYREKGDTVATQ
- the gsiB gene encoding glutathione ABC transporter substrate-binding protein GsiB produces the protein MTKIVARKWLVAVGVASALAATPGWAAKDVVVAVGSNFTTLDPYDANDTLSQAVAKSFYQGLFGLDKEMKLKNVLAESYTVSDDGLTYTLKLRQGVKFQDGTDFNADAVKANLDRASNPENHLKRYNLYKNIDKTEVVDPSTVKITLKQPFSAFINILAHPATAMISPAALEKYGKEIGFHPVGTGPYQLDTWNQTDFVKVKKFVGYWQQGLPKLDTITWRPVTDNNTRAAMLQTGEAQFAFPIPYEQAALLAKNKNLELVASPSIMQRYISMNVTQKPFDNPKVREALNYAINRQALVKVAFAGYATPATGVLPPSIAYAQSYTPWPYDPAKARELLKEAGYPNGFTTTLWSSHNHSTAQKVLQFTQQQLAQVGIKAQVTAMDAGQRAAEVEGKAQKESGVRMFYTGWSASTGEADWALSPLFASQNWPPTLFNTAFYSNKQVDSDLAAALQTNDPAQKAKLYKDAQDTIWKESPWIPLVVEKLISAHSTRLTGFWIMPDTGFSFDDADLK
- the gsiA gene encoding glutathione ABC transporter ATP-binding protein GsiA, coding for MPHSDELDASDVLAVNNLNIAFEQEQQRVSAVRNLSFRLKRGETLAIVGESGSGKSVTALSLMRLIEQAGGEVSCDEMLLRRRNRQVIELGEQSASQMRHVRGADIAMIFQEPMTSLNPVFTVGEQIAESIRLHQGASHEEAMVEAKRMLDQVRIPEAKAILSRYPHQLSGGMRQRVMIAMALSCRPAVLIADEPTTALDVTIQAQILQLIKVLQQDMSMGVIFITHDMGVVADIADRVLVMYQGEAVETGSVEQIFHAPQHPYTKALLAAVPQLGAMCGQEYPRRFPLISLHDPSHVEPQTEQDTVVEGEPILQVRNLVTRFPLRSGILNRVTREVHAVENVSFDLWPGETLSLVGESGCGKSTTGRALLRLVESQRGEIIFNGQRIDTLAASKLQPLRRDIQFIFQDPYASLDPRQTVGYSILEPLRVHGLLQGDAAAKRVAWLLKRVGLLPEHAWRYPHEFSGGQRQRICIARALALNPKVIIADESVSALDVSIRGQIINLLLDLQRELGIAYLFISHDMAVVERISHRVAVMYLGQIVEIGSRRAVFENPQHPYTRKLMAAVPVADPSHHRPQRVLLSDDIPSNIRKRGEEIPPVSLQLVGPGHYVARGQPENALSRL